In Leucobacter insecticola, one DNA window encodes the following:
- a CDS encoding DUF11 domain-containing protein, which yields MAAGDPEATISYAVTVHADAHGETLNNVATPGTPGGECPVSMPDLANPFADPPAVLLEPDDCDTTDRVRDVNLGIEKTHAPIPEGAVDTGKDEVISYTITVTNTGQDPAEAVTVTDPLPTGLSYVEGTLSAPDGWTAAFSDSVFIADYPEQFMAGEVAVFTFDVSVGALPRPSESDPYPPIVNTACVSEGAGTDNIESDNCASVTTPVKTIAVEADAVCRADTPYASYSVTPFNVADVPTISLIWWTLDAYENRDPSIDAGDAAALLADGASQVDPIDVPSGWADGTPLEGQLLWPGAAVDAAGNPIAWPGWTQNPDGSWVLDPNAPFYNLRGEAVMEIRINPSSAAVVVYPPATPNCNATPPTNPPVPPTPPTPPTPWTTPVNTPRSGWLASTGSDAWAAWLGGLGLLTLGLVLGLPALRRRARGGGRV from the coding sequence ATGGCGGCGGGCGATCCGGAGGCCACCATCAGCTACGCGGTCACGGTGCACGCCGATGCTCACGGGGAGACGCTCAACAACGTCGCCACCCCGGGAACCCCCGGCGGCGAGTGCCCGGTCAGCATGCCGGATCTTGCCAATCCGTTTGCAGACCCACCCGCGGTGCTCCTCGAGCCCGATGACTGCGACACCACCGACCGTGTGCGGGACGTCAATCTCGGTATCGAAAAGACGCACGCACCGATCCCGGAGGGCGCCGTCGATACCGGGAAGGATGAGGTAATCAGCTACACCATCACGGTAACCAACACGGGGCAGGATCCCGCTGAGGCGGTGACCGTGACGGATCCGCTGCCGACCGGCCTGAGTTACGTGGAAGGCACGCTGTCCGCCCCGGATGGCTGGACCGCCGCATTCAGTGACAGCGTATTCATCGCGGACTATCCCGAGCAGTTCATGGCCGGCGAGGTCGCCGTGTTCACCTTTGACGTGAGCGTCGGCGCCCTCCCTCGTCCGAGCGAATCGGATCCCTACCCGCCGATCGTCAACACGGCGTGCGTCTCGGAGGGTGCTGGCACCGACAACATCGAAAGCGACAACTGCGCGAGCGTCACGACTCCGGTGAAAACGATCGCAGTTGAGGCCGATGCGGTCTGCCGGGCAGACACGCCCTATGCAAGCTACTCGGTAACCCCGTTCAACGTGGCCGATGTGCCAACAATCTCGCTCATCTGGTGGACGCTTGACGCCTACGAGAATCGGGATCCATCGATTGACGCGGGTGACGCCGCAGCGTTGCTCGCGGACGGTGCATCGCAGGTCGACCCCATCGACGTGCCGAGTGGGTGGGCAGATGGCACCCCTCTTGAGGGACAGTTGCTCTGGCCGGGCGCCGCGGTCGACGCCGCGGGCAACCCCATTGCTTGGCCCGGTTGGACTCAGAACCCAGACGGCAGCTGGGTGCTCGATCCAAACGCTCCGTTCTACAACCTCCGCGGGGAGGCCGTGATGGAGATCCGGATCAATCCCTCCTCTGCGGCGGTGGTCGTCTACCCGCCGGCCACGCCAAACTGCAACGCGACACCGCCGACAAACCCACCGGTGCCGCCGACGCCGCCAACACCGCCGACACCATGGACGACCCCGGTGAACACTCCAAGGAGCGGCTGGCTGGCCTCAACCGGCAGCGATGCCTGGGCCGCGTGGCTCGGCGGACTCGGACTCCTGACGTTGGGCCTCGTACTCGGACTCCCGGCTCTTCGCCGCCGAGCACGAGGTGGC